In Archangium violaceum, the following are encoded in one genomic region:
- a CDS encoding cytochrome P450: MSRQGSAAVNQQTRPLPPKVEGFPLIGALPGLLKDRFDFLEAARRKHGDMYTLDLGFSRAIILTHPRHVQHVMVDHQKNYSKNGPMWDSMRTFLGNGLPVSEGEYWKRQRRLVQPAFHHQRLMALTDSMVEVIDEHLRRWEGAARTGEPFDIAQAFAGITMDVLVRTMFGSGLADEDLKRAAREVTYIIDYMLFGMMTHNLPEWAPVPGRARYREAIRTVEEILFRVIDQGRKGGAEDNLLTLMLNMVDAESGERMTDAQIRDEAVGFFVAGFETTSVSLAWAFHLLTQHPEAARRLREEVDGVLGQRAPVFADLRQLLYSRNVFQEALRLYSPSYWIARQTVEEDELDGFRIPAGSTMGVFSYLVHRNPAIWEEPLRFDPDRFTPERSEGRHKQAWLPFGAGTRTCIGKEFSLMEGQLILSRVAQRFEVSAIPGREAKLHIGLSMRAKDGVWLRLKAR, translated from the coding sequence ATGAGCCGTCAGGGTTCCGCAGCCGTGAATCAGCAGACCCGTCCATTGCCACCGAAGGTGGAGGGCTTTCCGCTCATCGGAGCCCTGCCCGGCCTCTTGAAGGATCGCTTCGATTTCCTGGAGGCGGCCCGGCGCAAGCACGGTGACATGTACACCCTGGACCTGGGCTTCTCGCGGGCCATCATCCTGACGCACCCGCGGCACGTGCAGCACGTGATGGTGGACCATCAGAAGAACTATTCGAAGAACGGCCCCATGTGGGACTCGATGCGGACGTTCCTGGGCAACGGGCTGCCGGTGAGCGAGGGGGAGTATTGGAAGCGGCAGCGGCGCCTGGTGCAGCCCGCGTTCCACCACCAGCGGCTGATGGCGCTGACGGACAGCATGGTGGAGGTCATCGACGAGCACCTGAGGAGATGGGAGGGGGCGGCGCGGACGGGGGAGCCGTTCGATATCGCCCAGGCGTTCGCCGGCATCACCATGGATGTGCTCGTCCGCACCATGTTCGGCAGCGGGTTGGCGGACGAGGACTTGAAGCGGGCGGCCCGGGAGGTGACGTACATCATCGACTACATGCTGTTCGGGATGATGACGCACAACCTGCCGGAGTGGGCGCCCGTGCCGGGCCGGGCGCGCTACCGGGAGGCGATCCGCACCGTCGAGGAGATCCTCTTCCGCGTCATCGACCAGGGCCGCAAGGGAGGGGCGGAGGACAACCTGCTCACGCTGATGCTGAACATGGTGGACGCCGAGTCGGGCGAGCGGATGACGGATGCACAGATTCGAGACGAGGCCGTGGGGTTCTTCGTCGCCGGGTTCGAGACCACCTCGGTGAGCCTGGCCTGGGCCTTCCACCTGCTGACGCAGCATCCGGAGGCCGCCCGGCGGTTGCGGGAGGAGGTGGATGGAGTGCTCGGCCAGCGCGCGCCCGTGTTCGCGGACCTGCGGCAGCTCCTGTACTCGCGCAACGTGTTCCAGGAGGCGCTCCGGCTGTACTCGCCCTCGTACTGGATTGCGCGCCAGACGGTGGAGGAGGACGAGCTCGATGGCTTCCGGATTCCGGCGGGGAGCACGATGGGGGTCTTCTCGTACCTGGTGCACCGCAACCCGGCGATCTGGGAGGAGCCGCTGCGCTTCGATCCGGACCGCTTCACGCCGGAGCGCTCCGAGGGACGGCACAAGCAGGCGTGGCTGCCGTTCGGGGCTGGAACGCGGACGTGCATCGGCAAGGAGTTCTCCCTGATGGAGGGGCAGCTCATCCTGTCGCGAGTCGCCCAGCGCTTCGAGGTGTCGGCCATCCCGGGACGCGAGGCGAAGCTGCACATCGGCCTCAGCATGCGCGCGAAGGATGGCGTGTGGCTGCGCCTGAAGGCGCGGTAG
- a CDS encoding ligase-associated DNA damage response DEXH box helicase, which yields MPPRRRSRSRSSLTGSLVDPHPVPLPEGEGSTRVLQIPSPPSPLPKGEGEALLSWFHGQGWEPFPFQSQAWDSYSRGQSGLIHVPTGAGKTYAAYIGPLADVALHRQKGLQILYVTPLRAVSRDIELALNAPLSALDADISVESRTGDTSSSVRRRQRERLPEVLITTPESLSLLLCNERAHELFSSLRCVIVDEWHELLGSKRGTQVELALARLRRFSPRLRTWALSATLANLDEAARAAVGPHVSPTFIRADLARPVRIETLLPDSVDAFPWAGHLGFSMLRKVADWLDPSLSTLLFTNTRSQAERWYEGLRFLHPEWEHVLALHHGSIDREARERVERGLKDGGVRLVVCTSSLDLGVDFGPVERVVQVGSPKGIARTLQRAGRGAHRPGATAHLLFVPTHALELVEMAAARQALSQGEVEPRSPLHQPLDVLAQHLVTCALGGGFTREALLTEVRDTLAYRDLSEADFDRTLLLVTEGGPTLRAYPQFRRVQRLEDRYVVADARVARLHRLNVGTIASDATVELRYLKGPRLGTVEESYVGRLRPGDTFLFAGKRLEFRMMKDLTAYVRAAKERASATPRWSGGRLPLSGSLAAAVRRAFHAAREGHLDFAELEAARPVLEAQTRLSRLPSRDACLAELCHTREGHHLFLYPFEGRLVHEGLAALLALRLTRLQKATFSLAVNDYGLELLTPSPFPFEEALRPSLFTREHLVEDILESVNLGELARRQFRDVARVAGLVMPGLPGARKSTRQVQASAGLLYDVFARYEPDHLLLAQARREVLEQHFQQVRLVSTLERLERSPLELVHVPRPTPLGFPLVVERIGATLSNESLVDRVERMKEKWLREESLSA from the coding sequence ATGCCCCCGCGTAGGCGCTCCAGGTCTCGAAGCAGCCTCACGGGCTCCCTCGTAGACCCTCACCCCGTCCCTCTCCCAGAGGGAGAGGGTTCAACCCGGGTTCTCCAGATACCCTCACCCCCGTCCCCTCTCCCGAAGGGAGAGGGTGAGGCTTTGCTCTCTTGGTTCCACGGACAGGGGTGGGAGCCTTTTCCTTTTCAATCGCAGGCTTGGGACTCTTACTCGCGTGGCCAGAGCGGCCTCATCCATGTCCCCACCGGCGCCGGTAAGACCTATGCCGCCTATATCGGCCCTCTCGCCGATGTCGCCCTCCATCGTCAGAAGGGATTGCAGATCCTCTATGTCACCCCCCTTCGCGCTGTTTCCCGTGACATCGAACTCGCTCTGAACGCTCCTCTGTCCGCCCTCGATGCCGATATCTCCGTCGAGAGCCGCACCGGAGATACTTCATCCTCCGTCCGCCGCCGTCAGCGCGAGCGCCTCCCCGAAGTCCTCATCACCACCCCCGAGTCCCTCTCCCTCCTCCTTTGCAACGAGCGCGCTCACGAGCTCTTCTCCTCCCTCCGCTGCGTCATCGTCGACGAGTGGCATGAGCTGCTCGGCTCCAAGCGCGGCACCCAGGTCGAGCTCGCCCTCGCCCGTCTGCGTCGCTTCTCCCCCCGTCTGCGCACCTGGGCCCTCTCCGCCACCCTCGCCAACCTCGATGAGGCCGCCCGCGCCGCCGTCGGTCCTCACGTCTCTCCGACCTTCATCCGCGCCGACCTCGCCCGCCCCGTCCGCATCGAGACCCTCCTCCCCGACTCCGTCGACGCCTTTCCCTGGGCCGGCCACCTCGGCTTTTCCATGTTGCGCAAGGTCGCCGACTGGCTCGACCCCTCTCTCTCCACCCTCCTCTTCACCAACACCCGCTCCCAGGCCGAGCGCTGGTACGAGGGGCTCCGCTTCCTCCACCCCGAGTGGGAGCACGTCCTCGCCCTCCACCACGGCTCCATCGACCGCGAGGCCCGCGAGCGCGTCGAGCGCGGTCTCAAGGACGGCGGCGTGCGTCTCGTCGTCTGCACCTCCTCCTTGGATCTCGGCGTGGACTTCGGCCCCGTGGAGCGCGTGGTGCAGGTGGGCAGCCCCAAGGGCATCGCCCGCACCCTCCAGCGCGCCGGCCGCGGCGCCCACCGCCCCGGTGCCACCGCCCACCTCCTCTTCGTCCCCACCCATGCCCTCGAGCTCGTCGAGATGGCCGCCGCCCGCCAGGCCCTCTCCCAGGGTGAGGTGGAGCCCCGCTCCCCCCTCCACCAGCCGCTCGATGTGCTCGCCCAGCACCTCGTCACCTGCGCCCTCGGCGGCGGTTTCACCCGTGAAGCCCTGCTCACCGAGGTGCGTGACACCCTCGCCTACCGCGACCTCTCCGAGGCGGACTTCGATCGCACCCTCCTCCTCGTCACCGAGGGCGGTCCCACCCTCCGCGCCTATCCGCAGTTCCGCCGCGTCCAGCGCCTCGAGGACCGGTATGTCGTCGCGGACGCTCGCGTGGCCCGCCTCCACCGGCTCAACGTCGGCACCATCGCCTCCGACGCCACCGTGGAGCTGCGCTACCTGAAGGGCCCCCGTCTGGGCACCGTCGAGGAGTCCTATGTCGGCCGCCTCCGCCCTGGCGACACCTTCCTCTTCGCCGGCAAGCGGCTCGAGTTCCGCATGATGAAGGACCTCACCGCCTATGTGCGCGCCGCCAAGGAGCGCGCCTCCGCCACGCCTCGCTGGAGCGGTGGACGGCTTCCCCTCTCCGGCTCCCTGGCCGCCGCCGTCCGCCGCGCCTTCCACGCCGCGCGCGAAGGGCACCTCGACTTCGCGGAGCTCGAAGCGGCCCGCCCCGTGCTCGAGGCCCAGACCCGCCTGTCCCGGCTGCCCTCGCGCGACGCGTGCCTCGCCGAGCTCTGCCACACCCGCGAGGGACACCACCTCTTCCTCTACCCCTTCGAGGGCCGTCTGGTGCACGAGGGCCTCGCCGCGCTGCTCGCCCTGCGGCTCACGCGGCTCCAGAAGGCCACCTTCAGCCTCGCGGTGAACGACTACGGCCTGGAGCTGCTCACCCCCTCGCCCTTCCCCTTCGAGGAGGCCCTGCGTCCCTCCCTCTTCACCCGCGAGCACCTGGTCGAGGACATCCTCGAGAGCGTCAACCTCGGCGAGCTCGCCCGCCGCCAGTTCCGCGACGTGGCACGCGTGGCCGGGCTGGTGATGCCGGGGCTGCCCGGCGCGCGCAAGTCCACCCGCCAGGTGCAGGCCAGTGCCGGGCTCCTCTATGACGTCTTCGCCCGCTACGAGCCGGACCACCTGCTGCTCGCCCAGGCCCGGCGCGAGGTGCTGGAGCAACACTTCCAGCAGGTGCGGTTGGTGAGCACCCTGGAGCGTCTGGAGCGCTCGCCCCTGGAGCTCGTCCACGTTCCACGTCCCACCCCGCTGGGCTTCCCGCTCGTCGTCGAGCGCATCGGCGCCACCCTCTCCAACGAGTCCCTCGTGGACCGGGTGGAGCGCATGAAGGAGAAATGGCTGCGCGAGGAATCACTGTCCGCATAA
- a CDS encoding GGDEF domain-containing response regulator, translating to MSEPVAAKVLVVEDNRTMLALMQYYLSKDFTVFLARSAEEALELLQREQLHAVVSDQNLGDGLMGVDLLKKVAELQPHAARILVTASQKLEDAQKAINEARVNHFLTKPFTEQELKNTVGQAVHNAALVQIRDKMVQELKEQLGLRPAKPAAGKPGTTPPPGVRPKTGDARPGDPKAVSLIPESERLAFRDGLTGLYNHRYFQEALSAGLVSARRREQKLALVLIDIDGFRRFNLSRGYAEGDKLLRRVAHLVNELMEDPVTHARSDNSSEIAARYDWDVFGVVLCNADLERARAYAEKLRKAVEELDVPEGSGEAVGEVTVTAAVAVFPDHARNEQELISAAENALRGSKSSFPNRVVLATKG from the coding sequence GTGAGTGAGCCTGTTGCTGCGAAGGTCCTCGTCGTCGAGGACAACCGGACGATGCTGGCCTTGATGCAGTACTACCTGAGCAAGGACTTCACCGTCTTTCTAGCCCGCTCCGCGGAGGAGGCGCTCGAGCTCCTCCAGCGGGAACAACTGCATGCCGTGGTGTCGGATCAGAACCTCGGTGATGGGTTGATGGGCGTCGACCTCCTCAAGAAGGTGGCCGAGCTTCAACCCCATGCCGCGCGCATCCTCGTGACGGCCTCCCAGAAGTTGGAGGACGCCCAGAAGGCCATCAACGAGGCGCGGGTGAACCACTTCTTGACGAAGCCGTTCACCGAGCAGGAGTTGAAGAACACGGTCGGCCAGGCGGTGCACAACGCCGCGCTGGTACAAATCCGCGACAAGATGGTGCAGGAGCTCAAGGAGCAGCTCGGACTGCGCCCCGCCAAGCCGGCGGCGGGCAAGCCGGGCACGACGCCTCCTCCGGGTGTGCGCCCCAAGACGGGCGATGCGCGGCCGGGGGACCCCAAGGCCGTCTCGCTCATTCCGGAGAGCGAGCGGCTGGCGTTCCGCGACGGGCTCACCGGGCTCTACAACCACCGCTACTTCCAGGAGGCGCTGAGCGCCGGGCTGGTGAGCGCGCGGCGCCGGGAGCAGAAGCTGGCGCTGGTGCTCATCGACATCGACGGCTTCCGGCGCTTCAACCTCTCGCGTGGCTACGCCGAGGGCGACAAGCTGCTGCGCCGGGTGGCCCACCTGGTGAACGAGCTGATGGAGGACCCCGTCACCCACGCCCGGAGCGACAACTCCTCGGAGATCGCCGCCCGGTACGACTGGGACGTGTTCGGGGTCGTCCTGTGCAACGCGGACCTGGAGCGGGCGCGCGCCTACGCGGAGAAGCTGCGCAAGGCGGTGGAGGAGCTGGACGTGCCCGAGGGCAGCGGCGAGGCCGTGGGCGAGGTGACGGTGACGGCCGCGGTGGCCGTCTTCCCGGACCACGCGCGCAACGAGCAGGAGCTGATCTCCGCCGCGGAGAATGCGCTGCGCGGCTCCAAGTCGAGCTTCCCCAACCGCGTGGTCCTGGCCACGAAGGGGTGA
- the pdeM gene encoding ligase-associated DNA damage response endonuclease PdeM — MAARGITVRISGTDVDLCPERALHWPEGGVLAVADLHWGKPESFHQHGIPLPPEVLEDDLARLSAALRATRARRLLLVGDLVHSRRGLTPEVIERVAAWRSGHDVEMVLVRGNHDRHLDSLPASWRMALVEPHLDEGPFRFSHHPEPARGRYVWAGHLHPTVRLSTGADRLRLPCFHLGTEVGVLPAFSAFTGGMDIRPRSGERLFAIAGDAVVEVPPSRSSRRTRG, encoded by the coding sequence ATGGCTGCGCGAGGAATCACTGTCCGCATAAGCGGCACCGACGTGGACCTGTGCCCCGAGCGCGCCCTCCATTGGCCCGAGGGCGGCGTGCTCGCGGTGGCGGACCTGCACTGGGGCAAGCCGGAGAGCTTCCACCAGCACGGCATCCCCCTGCCCCCCGAGGTGCTGGAGGACGACCTCGCCCGCCTCTCCGCCGCGCTGCGCGCCACCCGTGCCCGCAGGCTGCTCCTGGTGGGGGACCTCGTCCACTCGCGCCGGGGCCTCACCCCCGAAGTGATTGAGCGCGTGGCCGCCTGGCGCTCCGGCCATGACGTGGAAATGGTGCTGGTGCGCGGCAACCACGACCGGCACCTGGACTCGCTGCCCGCCTCGTGGCGGATGGCCCTGGTGGAGCCCCACCTCGACGAGGGCCCCTTCCGCTTCTCCCACCACCCCGAGCCCGCCAGGGGGCGCTACGTCTGGGCGGGCCATCTCCACCCCACCGTGCGGCTCTCCACCGGCGCGGACCGGCTCCGCCTGCCCTGCTTCCACCTGGGCACCGAGGTGGGCGTCCTGCCCGCCTTCAGCGCCTTCACCGGTGGCATGGACATCCGCCCACGCTCCGGCGAGCGCCTCTTCGCCATCGCCGGAGACGCCGTGGTGGAGGTACCGCCCTCACGCTCCTCCCGTAGGACCCGGGGCTGA
- a CDS encoding dienelactone hydrolase family protein, whose translation MKKSIVWPWIAGLSVAVSLTGCQEQAQPPKDELIQTPVARNRYVSFPALGTATPLQVAGRLSLPTNAEGKTPAVVIAHGSSGVDSRGSFHARALNEAGIATLEIDMWSARGLSGGAEGRPQAVSETLPDAWGALKYLSAQPTIDASRIGIMGFSWGGVMAMLAATRKYAAQSEPGQRFVAYAPFYPVCWAYNRVPGYEFGALTGAPVFIQAGEADQYDDPDSCQKLVDSLSPEDRSLVSLTVYPGATHAWDRLEPAAQVEDPYSHTGQGGTVDLVPSPDAAEKSRRAAVDFFRKAFGMTP comes from the coding sequence ATGAAGAAGTCCATCGTGTGGCCGTGGATCGCCGGCCTGTCGGTCGCGGTGTCGCTGACCGGGTGCCAGGAGCAAGCGCAGCCGCCGAAGGACGAGCTCATCCAGACCCCGGTGGCGCGCAACCGGTACGTGTCCTTCCCGGCGCTCGGCACGGCCACGCCGCTCCAGGTGGCGGGCCGGCTGAGCCTTCCCACGAACGCGGAGGGGAAGACGCCCGCGGTGGTGATTGCCCACGGCTCGAGCGGAGTGGACAGCCGGGGGAGCTTTCACGCGCGGGCGCTGAACGAGGCGGGCATCGCCACGCTGGAAATCGACATGTGGTCGGCCCGAGGCCTGTCCGGAGGCGCGGAGGGGCGGCCGCAGGCGGTCTCCGAGACGCTGCCGGATGCCTGGGGCGCGCTGAAGTACCTGTCGGCGCAGCCCACCATCGATGCCTCGCGCATCGGCATCATGGGCTTTTCGTGGGGCGGGGTGATGGCGATGCTGGCCGCCACCCGGAAGTACGCCGCGCAGTCCGAGCCGGGACAGCGCTTCGTGGCATACGCGCCCTTCTATCCGGTGTGTTGGGCCTACAACCGCGTTCCCGGCTACGAGTTCGGTGCGCTCACCGGCGCTCCCGTCTTCATCCAGGCAGGCGAGGCCGATCAGTACGACGACCCCGACTCGTGCCAGAAGCTGGTGGACAGCCTGTCGCCGGAGGATCGCTCCCTGGTGTCGCTGACCGTCTACCCCGGCGCCACGCACGCCTGGGACAGGTTGGAGCCCGCCGCGCAGGTGGAGGACCCGTACTCGCATACGGGCCAGGGAGGCACGGTGGACCTGGTGCCCTCGCCGGATGCGGCGGAGAAGTCGCGGCGGGCCGCGGTGGACTTCTTCCGGAAGGCTTTCGGCATGACGCCGTGA
- a CDS encoding glutamate--cysteine ligase: MGLQIQKETFDPEEYERFGKRLTESLEALRQVLARPGFGVGPRTIGAELEMFLVDAAGYPLPVNRQVMSQTMDPRVTLEIDRFNLECNLCPAPLAGRPFTAMRTEFESALAEVRRAAATQGARVVVTGILPTLREADLGSGALTAQPRYRALSAAIRRRRQEPIRVVIGGEDRLTLEWDDVTLEGANTSLQYHLRVDPADFARMYNAAQLATAPVLAVSGNSPFLLGHRLWDETRVALFRQAVDDRGEAPSEAPQHGRVTFGHGWARQGALELFAESVALHAPLLPVLGTESPLARLAEGMLPRLDELRLHQGTVWSWNRAIYDPSAGGHVRIEMRALPAGPTVVDMLANGALLLGLTLGLADEMESLLPGLPFTCARGNFLRASKEGLDAMLLWPERTAPSPRPLSAVALVERLLPVARQGLVGAGVEAEEADSLLSVVAARLRAQQTGARWQRKMLARLEAHMPRPDALGALLERYMSHAASGRPVHEWPLD; this comes from the coding sequence ATGGGCCTTCAAATCCAGAAAGAGACGTTCGATCCCGAGGAGTATGAGCGCTTCGGCAAGCGGCTCACCGAGAGCCTGGAGGCACTGCGGCAGGTGCTGGCACGCCCGGGCTTCGGCGTGGGTCCACGCACCATCGGGGCCGAGCTGGAGATGTTCCTGGTGGATGCCGCCGGGTACCCGCTGCCGGTGAACCGGCAGGTGATGAGCCAGACGATGGACCCGCGGGTGACGTTGGAGATCGACCGGTTCAACCTCGAGTGCAACCTGTGCCCGGCGCCGCTGGCGGGGCGTCCCTTCACGGCGATGCGCACGGAGTTCGAGAGCGCGCTGGCGGAGGTGCGGCGCGCGGCGGCCACGCAGGGGGCGCGGGTGGTGGTGACGGGCATCCTCCCCACGCTGCGCGAGGCGGACCTGGGCAGCGGAGCCCTCACGGCGCAGCCGCGCTACCGGGCGCTGTCGGCCGCCATCCGCCGCAGGCGCCAGGAGCCCATCCGCGTGGTCATCGGCGGAGAGGACCGGCTCACCCTGGAGTGGGACGACGTGACGCTGGAGGGGGCCAATACTTCGTTGCAGTACCACCTGCGCGTGGACCCGGCGGACTTCGCGCGGATGTACAACGCGGCCCAGCTGGCGACGGCGCCGGTGCTGGCGGTGAGCGGCAACTCGCCCTTCCTGCTGGGGCACAGACTGTGGGACGAGACGCGCGTGGCGCTCTTCCGGCAGGCGGTGGACGACCGGGGCGAGGCCCCGTCCGAGGCGCCGCAGCACGGGCGCGTCACCTTCGGGCATGGCTGGGCGCGCCAGGGGGCGCTGGAGCTGTTCGCCGAGTCGGTGGCGCTGCACGCGCCGCTGTTGCCGGTGCTCGGCACGGAGTCGCCGCTCGCGCGCCTGGCCGAGGGCATGTTGCCCCGGCTGGACGAGCTGCGGCTGCACCAGGGCACCGTGTGGAGCTGGAACCGCGCCATCTACGACCCGAGCGCGGGGGGCCACGTGCGCATCGAGATGCGCGCGCTGCCCGCGGGCCCCACGGTGGTGGACATGCTGGCCAACGGAGCGCTGCTGCTGGGCCTGACGCTGGGGCTCGCCGACGAGATGGAGTCGCTGCTGCCGGGGCTGCCCTTCACGTGCGCCCGAGGCAACTTCCTGCGCGCGTCCAAGGAGGGACTGGACGCCATGCTGCTGTGGCCCGAGCGCACCGCGCCCTCACCCCGGCCCCTGTCCGCCGTGGCCCTGGTGGAGCGGCTGCTGCCCGTGGCCCGCCAGGGCCTGGTGGGCGCCGGGGTGGAGGCCGAGGAGGCGGACTCGCTGCTTTCCGTGGTGGCGGCCCGATTGCGCGCTCAGCAGACGGGTGCACGCTGGCAGCGGAAGATGTTGGCCCGGTTGGAAGCACACATGCCCCGGCCGGACGCACTGGGGGCTCTGTTGGAGCGTTATATGTCGCACGCGGCGTCCGGCAGGCCGGTCCACGAGTGGCCGCTGGACTGA
- a CDS encoding RDD family protein, whose amino-acid sequence MLQPDPSVSPLSGALCAEHADRPAAIICTRCGSYACELCLRGGFDRRDYCFRCAPVSAPLAEPGTRLVAALIDQFSISLPVFVLAFIGGIVGNAEGGEWRALFFTLMGLMGSLGVLVYQLYLLVTKGQSLGKRTMGIKVVRTDDSPVDLGRLIFLRNVVPGFIGTATCNLFSLADPLFIFTADRRCLHDHIADTKVIQVNEHTG is encoded by the coding sequence ATGCTTCAGCCAGACCCCTCCGTCTCCCCACTCTCCGGTGCGCTCTGCGCTGAACACGCCGACCGCCCGGCCGCCATCATCTGTACCCGGTGCGGAAGCTACGCCTGTGAGCTGTGCCTCCGAGGAGGGTTCGACCGCCGGGACTACTGCTTCCGCTGCGCGCCGGTCTCGGCGCCGCTCGCGGAGCCGGGCACCCGTCTCGTCGCCGCCCTCATCGACCAGTTCTCCATCAGCCTTCCCGTGTTCGTCCTGGCGTTCATCGGCGGCATCGTGGGCAATGCGGAGGGTGGCGAATGGCGAGCGCTCTTCTTCACGCTCATGGGGCTGATGGGAAGCCTCGGCGTGCTCGTCTACCAGCTCTACCTGCTCGTCACGAAGGGCCAGAGCCTCGGCAAGCGCACCATGGGCATCAAGGTGGTCCGCACCGATGACAGCCCGGTGGACCTCGGCCGGCTCATCTTCCTGCGCAACGTCGTGCCGGGGTTCATCGGCACCGCCACCTGCAACCTGTTCAGCCTCGCCGACCCGCTCTTCATCTTCACCGCCGACCGCCGGTGCCTCCACGACCACATCGCGGACACCAAGGTCATCCAGGTGAACGAGCACACCGGCTGA
- a CDS encoding LytR/AlgR family response regulator transcription factor: MSPTLRVLIADDELVARKRLARLLTAFPDVSVCGEAADGEAVLAAVRAGGVDVVLLDIHMPGLSGMDALALLPEDGPRVVLVTAHADHAVDAFEHGAVDYVLKPVEASRLQKALERVRARLAPKAALEAGKGSAVEQLARPLARLPIPTRQGIVLVDPDTISHATLEDELVTVFTAQGDYLTDFTLQELVDRLPTEGFYRVHRRALLNLAHVTRLEPLETGGYLARTARGHTVEVSRQSARELRRMLGLRRGVEDEPGA; this comes from the coding sequence GTGAGCCCCACCCTGCGTGTCCTCATCGCCGACGACGAGCTCGTCGCCCGCAAGCGCCTCGCGCGCCTGCTGACGGCCTTCCCCGATGTCTCGGTGTGTGGCGAGGCCGCCGATGGAGAGGCCGTGCTCGCCGCGGTGCGCGCCGGCGGCGTGGACGTGGTGCTGCTCGACATCCACATGCCCGGCCTCAGTGGCATGGACGCGCTCGCGCTGCTGCCCGAGGACGGCCCCCGTGTCGTCCTCGTCACCGCCCATGCCGACCACGCGGTGGATGCCTTCGAGCACGGCGCCGTGGATTACGTCCTCAAGCCCGTGGAGGCCTCGCGCCTGCAGAAGGCACTGGAGCGGGTGCGGGCCCGGCTCGCTCCCAAGGCGGCCCTGGAGGCAGGCAAGGGCTCCGCCGTCGAGCAGCTCGCTCGGCCCCTGGCCCGGCTCCCCATCCCCACCCGCCAGGGCATCGTGCTGGTGGACCCGGACACCATCTCCCACGCCACGCTCGAGGACGAGCTCGTCACCGTCTTCACCGCGCAAGGCGACTACCTCACGGACTTCACCCTCCAGGAGCTGGTGGACCGGCTCCCCACCGAGGGCTTCTACCGCGTGCACCGGCGCGCCCTGCTCAACCTCGCCCACGTCACCCGGCTGGAGCCGCTGGAGACGGGCGGGTACCTGGCACGCACCGCCCGTGGACACACGGTGGAGGTGAGCCGCCAGTCCGCCCGCGAGCTGCGGCGGATGCTCGGCCTGCGCCGGGGTGTGGAAGACGAGCCCGGGGCTTGA